GCTGGACGCTGGCTTGCCAGTGCGGCTGCATCACGTCCTCCCAGGACAGGCGGTCGTTGCTCAAGAAACGGTAGGCCGCAATCGTCTCTGTCCAATTGCTGCAGGCGTTGGGAATGCTCGCCGTCGGCTTGGCGGCCAGGCGTTCGGCCAGCAGCACCGCCCGCTTGTTCAGCCGTGCATCGCCCAGATCGAGGGTTTCAAATTCTTGGGCTGCCCAGCTCATCGGTTTGTTTCTTTACGGAGAACTGCGGATGGTAGAGGGTTGTGTATAACGAGATGGGTTGACCGCTTTGGTGGCTTTGCGGGCCTTCTACGAAAGTGGAAAGTGAATTGACTGGCTGGTGAGGCCCAGCGACTTTCTCGCACGGCTCAGCCTATCGTGGACAGCGAGCAAGAGTGACGCTATTCAGCAAGCACCGATAATGTGAGACACAATGTATCTCCTATCATTCACAACAGGAGGCCTCCATGGCTGCTACCACCACCATGGTTCACGTTCGCGTGGACGAGAACATCAAGGCGCAAGCTGCGGAAACGCTGGCCTCAATGGGCATGACCGTTTCCGATGCGATTCGCGTGTTTCTGACCCGTGTCGTCGCCGACAAGGAGCTGCCGTTTGCCCTCAAGGCACCAAGCGCCAGCAGTGTCGCTGCCATTGCCGAGGCCGACGAGATCATCAAGAGCCGCCGCGCTCGCTTTGCAACCGCTGACGCCTTGCTGAATGGCCTCGAAGAAATCAGCAGCGAGTAAACGGGCAAACCTGCCCCGAGCGTCGGATTACACCAGAGATTTTCAAAAAGATTGGGTACGCCTGTCCCACTCTGGCCGGTATGACATGAACCGGTTGAAAAATGTCATGCTACTGCTCGTCGCCAACAACGGGCCACTACCGCCTGAATGGCTCGATCACCCGTTGATGGGTGAGTGGGCCGGCCATAGTGAATACCACATCGGCGGCGACTTCCTGTTGTTCTATCGGTTCGACGATTCTGGCAAGAGCGGCTTGGTTGTTTTGTGCGCAGTGGGACTCGCTCCGAGCTGTTTCTTGAGCTATATCCGATATTTGATTAGGGCTTGGCAAAAAATCACCTAAAGATGGTCTACAAACTCTCTGAAATTCCAAGCGGAGGCATCTTAAATCATTGATTTAACTAGGTCGGAATTTCAGAAAACGAGGTTTTGCAGAGGGTCTTTAGATGGTACATCGAGGAACAGCAAACGCCTCATCAGGCCGCCTGCCGCGTCCGCGCCCTGAACCCCGAGATTTGCCGAGCTCTTGGTGAATCGTTCGGACAGCGCCAGCACTTGCAACGCCGGTCGGCGCTCGCGTCGCAACTAGCTGCGGCGCGTGCAAGATTCGGGTTCACGCAGCTCAATCAACGCGCACTTGGGGCCAAAGCATGCAATCACGGCGAATTGCACTCGTATTCGCTCTTGCGTCAGTAGATGCGTCGGCGCGGTGCGGGCAGCAATGAAACCAGCCCGGGCCTGTATGGCCACCACTGGACAACCGGTTGCTGCAAGACGAAGGCAGGCTTGGCCTCGATCGCGGTAGAGGCGCGGCGTACTTCGGAATTTTTTCACTCACTTAGCTGACGATAACTACTATTATCGTGAGTGCAAAATTAATTGCAAAAAATCTTCCAGGGAAGTCCAGAAACAGAAAAAATATATTTGCAACAAACACTTAGCTCAAC
This portion of the Melaminivora jejuensis genome encodes:
- a CDS encoding type II toxin-antitoxin system YafQ family toxin; the protein is MASKKSAASKRANLPRASDYTRDFQKDWVRLSHSGRYDMNRLKNVMLLLVANNGPLPPEWLDHPLMGEWAGHSEYHIGGDFLLFYRFDDSGKSGLVVLCAVGLAPSCFLSYIRYLIRAWQKIT
- a CDS encoding type II toxin-antitoxin system RelB/DinJ family antitoxin: MAATTTMVHVRVDENIKAQAAETLASMGMTVSDAIRVFLTRVVADKELPFALKAPSASSVAAIAEADEIIKSRRARFATADALLNGLEEISSE